Proteins co-encoded in one Arachis hypogaea cultivar Tifrunner chromosome 11, arahy.Tifrunner.gnm2.J5K5, whole genome shotgun sequence genomic window:
- the LOC112723007 gene encoding uncharacterized protein: MRGHDLINTFLPDELMVEIFGHLATKSSRDACSLVCRRWLRLERLSRSSLRIGASASPDIFLHLLPSRFSNLRNLHIDERLSIPLPLSLPVPARRRSLKVHCVADNTSSAETNPDSLCLSDAGLAALGEGLPRLERLSLIWCSNVSSDGLKSLAYKCTFLKSLDLQGCFIGDQGLAAIGQCCKQLEDLNLRFCEGLTDSGFTEFALGVGKSMKSLGVAACAKITDVSMEAVGSYCRSLETLTLDSEYIHDKGVLAVAQGCPHLKVLKLQCVNLTDDALKSVGAACLSLELLALYSFQRFTDKGLRAIGKGCKKLKNLTLIDCYYLTDKGLEAIATGCKELTHLEVNGCHNIGTIGLESIGKSCKHLTELALLYCQRIGNVGLLKVGQGCKFLQALHLVDCSGIGDEAICSIAKGCRSLKKLHIRRCYEIGTKGIIAVGEHCNLLTDLSIRFCDRVGDEALIAVSEGCNLQYLNVSGCHLVGDAGVIAIARGCPQLCYIDVSVLPKLGDMAMVELGENCPLLKEIVLSHSRQITDVGLAHLVKSCTMLESCHMVYCSGITSAGVATVVSSCPNIKKVLVEKWKVSQRTKRRAGSVIAYLCVDL, encoded by the exons ATGAGAGGCCACGATTTGATAAACACCTTCCTCCCCGATGAATTGATGGTCGAGATCTTCGGCCACCTCGCCACCAAATCCAGCCGCGACGCATGCTCCCTCGTCTGCCGCCGCTGGCTTCGCCTTGAGCGCCTCTCCCGCTCCAGCCTCCGAATCGGCGCCTCCGCCTCCCCTGACATCTTCCTCCACCTCCTCCCCTCCCGCTTCTCCAATCTCCGCAACCTCCACATCGACGAGCGTCTCTCCATTCCCCTTCCCCTCTCTCTTCCCGTTCCCGCTAGAAGGCGCTCTCTCAAGGTGCATTGCGTTGCCGACAACACCTCCTCCGCCGAGACCAATCCCGATTCGCTCTGTTTATCCGATGCCGGCTTGGCTGCTCTTGGCGAAGGCCTTCCTAGGCTCGAGCGCTTGAGCTTGATCTGGTGTTCTAACGTCTCTAGCGACGGTTTGAAATCCCTTGCTTACAAATGCACCTTCTTAAAATCGTTGGACTTGCAG ggttgttTTATTGGAGATCAAGGTCTGGCTGCCATTGGACAGTGTTGCAAGCAACTTGAAGACTTGAATCTTCGATTCTGCGAAGGCTTGACCGATAGCGGTTTCACTGAATTTGCATTGGGTGTGGGGAAATCCATGAAATCTCTTGGTGTGGCAGCTTGTGCCAAGATAACTGATGTCTCCATGGAAGCTGTAGGATCATATTGCAGATCACTTGAGACGTTGACATTGGATTCCGAGTACATACACGATAAAGGGGTGCTTGCTGTGGCTCAAGGATGTCCCCATTTGAAAGTTCTAAAGCTGCAATGTGTTAATCTAACAGATGATGCATTGAAGTCTGTAGGCGCTGCTTGTTTGTCCCTCGAGTTATTGGCACTATATAGTTTTCAGAGATTTACTGATAA GGGCTTGCGTGCCATTGGGAAAGGATGTAAGAAGTTGAAGAATTTGACTTTAATTGATTGTTATTACCTAACTGACAAGGGTTTGGAAGCAATTGCTACTGGCTGCAAGGAGCTTACACATCTTGAAGTCAATGGATGCCACAACATTGGAACCATTGGACTAGAATCCATTGGGAAATCTtgcaa GCATCTCACTGAGTTAGCATTGCTTTACTGCCAAAGAATTGGCAATGTTGGCCTTCTTAAGGTTGGACAGGGTTGCAAATTCTTGCAAGCTCTTCACTTGGTGGATTGCTCGGGCATTGGAGATGAAGCCATTTGTAGTATTGCTAAGGGCTGCAGGAGTTTAAAGAAACTTCATATTCGTCGATGTTATGAG ATTGGGACTAAAGGAATCATTGCGGTTGGAGAGCATTGTAATTTGCTAACTGATCTTAGCATCCGATTCTGTGATAG GGTTGGGGATGAGGCTCTTATCGCAGTATCTGAGGGTTGTAACCTTCAGTATCTCAATGTTAGTGGTTGCCACCTAGTTGGAGATGCTGGAGTGATAGCCATTGCAAGGGGATGCCCTCAACTCTGTTATATAGATGTGAGCGTGCTGCCG AAGTTGGGTGATATGGCGATGGTTGAGCTGGGAGAAAACTGTCCCTTGCTTAAAGAAATAGTACTTTCACACTCCCGTCAAATTACTGACGTTGGTCTAGCACATCTTGTGAAAAGTTGCACGATGCTGGAATCATGTCACATGGTTTATTGCTCTGGTATAACTTCAGCTGGTGTAGCCACGGTTGTTTCTAGCTGTCCCAACATAAAGAAGGTACTTGTTGAAAAGTGGAAGGTTAGCCAGCGGACCAAGCGACGCGCCGGCTCAGTCATCGCCTACTTGTGTGTGGACCTTTAG
- the LOC112722015 gene encoding ATP-dependent DNA helicase PIF1-like — MTLSAAIRSEGHIVLNVASSGIASLLLPNGRTAHSRFKIPLDINEDSICCIKQGSSLARLVCKAKLIIWDEAPMLNKLCYELLDKCLCDILRFESYYNADLPFMGKVVVLGGDFRQILPVIPMGSRQEIVHASINSSYLWRFCQVLTLTENMRLTMGTNVSEVSMIKEFADWLLKIGDVLVRDSTEGESEVEIPKEMLIHDSAEAFRELVIFVYPKLLNNINRMEYFKERSILAPTLEVVNEVNAYVMQQLSGEEKTYLSSDTLCFEEGNMESELETLTPDVLNAINCSGLPPHQLTLKEGVPVMFFRNIDQSSGLCNGTRLQVRRLGTHVIECMTLTGDKTGQVVLIPRMNMISNNQTLPFRFQRRQFPIIVSFAMTINKSQGQTLSTVRLYLPRPVFTHGQLYVALSRVKSKQGLRVLIQNHSSVLPNTTINIVYREVFRNLA; from the coding sequence ATGACCCTTTCAGCTGCAATTCGTAGTGAAGGTCATATTGTGCTCAATGTTGCATCAAGTGGCATTGCCTCTCTACTCCTTCCAAATGGGCGTACTGCGCATTCCAGGTTTAAGATACCCTTGGATATAAATGAGGACTCAATATGTTGCATTAAACAAGGAAGTTCATTGGCAAGGTTGGTCTGCAAGGCTAAACTAATCATCTGGGATGAGGCACCAATGTTGAACAAACTTTGTTATGAATTACTGGATAAGTGCTTGTGCGACATACTTAGGTTCGAGTCTTACTACAATGCAGATTTGCCTTTCATGGGGAAGGTTGTCGTCCTAGGTGGAGACTTTAGACAGATACTACCTGTCATTCCAATGGGATCACGTCAAGAAATTGTGCATGCTTCAATAAACTCTTCATATTTGTGGCGCTTCTGCCAGGTCCTTACACTAACAGAAAACATGCGACTAACAATGGGAACGAATGTATCTGAGGTAAGCATGATCAAAGAATTTGCTGACTGGCTACTAAAAATTGGTGATGTGTTGGTAAGGGACTCAACAGAAGGCGAATCAGAGGTGGAGATTCCAAAAGAAATGTTAATACATGATAGTGCAGAGGCATTTCGTGAATTGGTGATATTTGTCTATCCAAAATTGTTGAACAACATTAACCGCATGGAATACTTCAAGGAAAGATCAATTCTTGCTCCCACGTTGGAAGTGGTTAACGAGGTCAATGCATACGTAATGCAACAATTAAGTGGTGAGGAAAAAACTTATCTTAGCTCCGATACATTGTGCTTTGAGGAAGGGAACATGGAATCCGAGTTAGAAACGCTAACCCCAGATGTCCTAAATGCCATTAATTGCTCCGGACTGCCTCCACACCAACTAACATTGAAAGAAGGCGTGCCTGTGATGTTTTTCCGTAATATTGATCAATCAAGTGGGTTATGTAACGGAACAAGGCTACAGGTAAGAAGGCTGGGCACTCATGTAATTGAATGTATGACATTGACTGGAGACAAAACTGGGCAGGTGGTACTAATTCCACGCATGAACATGATATCTAACAACCAGACTCTTCCATTCAGGTTTCAGCGGAGACAGTTTCCCATTATCGTTTCGTTCGCTATGACTATTAATAAGTCACAAGGACAAACGTTAAGCACAGTTAGGTTGTACCTGCCTAGGCCTGTTTTCACTCATGGGCAATTGTACGTTGCTTTGTCACGAGTAAAATCTAAGCAAGGACTGAGAGTTTTGATTCAGAATCATTCATCTGTACTTCCTAATACAACGATAAATATCGTATACAGAGAAGTTTTTCGTAACTTAGCCTAA
- the LOC140176244 gene encoding uncharacterized protein: MLNGRCSKFYPKPFRPRTVIDDAGFPRYKRLDNGRTIMKKNITLDNSYIIPYNPSLLLKYGCHINVEHTCQTSAIKYLFKYVHIGNDGVTATFYQTTNEADTIQVVDEIRNYYDCRYISACEASWRILGYEIQLKEPSVIRLPFHLPNEHPVVFRDHENIVDVIDIIDGKLTKLLAWMLANRLFEFGRSLTYSQFPTKFV; encoded by the coding sequence ATGTTAAATGGTAGGTGCTCAAAATTTTACCCAAAACCATTCAGGCCAAGGACTGTTATTGATGATGCTGGATTCCCTAGATATAAAAGATTAGATAATGGTCGCACTATCATGAAGAAAAACATCACTCTTGACAATTCATATATTATTCCCTATAATCCATCACTGCTGCTAAAATACGGTTGCCACATCAATGTTGAGCATACATGCCAAACATCTGCAATCAAGTACCTGTTCAAATATGTCCACATAGGGAATGATGGGGTCACTGCTACATTCTACCAAACCACAAATGAAGCTGATACCATACAAGTAGTTGACGAGATACGAAACTACTATGATTGCAGGTACATATCAGCATGTGAGGCATCATGGCGAATTCTTGGATATGAAATTCAACTGAAGGAGCCTTCTGTTATTAGATTACCTTTTCACCTGCCAAATGAGCACCCAGTCGTATTTAGAGACCATGAAAACATTGTGGATGTTATCGACATAATTGATGGGAAGTTGACAAAGCTTCTGGCATGGATGCTTGCAAATAGATTGTTCGAATTCGGTAGATCCTTAACGTATAGCCAATTTCCAACCAAGTTTGTATAG
- the LOC140176245 gene encoding uncharacterized protein has protein sequence MRGHESPLLLHSKRLFQQFIVDAYSMIESERLRFIRNNQPKLRVDKYSALHESLVRGEANAVPAGQRIILPSSFTGGPRYMFNNCKDAFAICKYAGYPSYFMTITCNPEWNEVKRLLKDTGFKPEERPDIISRVFNIKLNELIMDFKQGRFFGKIVAYVCTIEFQKRGLPRAYIAVHASVGQAKVT, from the exons ATGAGGGGACATGAGTCTCCCTTATTGTTACATTCGAAGAGATTGTTCCAGCAATTCATAGTGGatgcatattctatgattgaaTCCGAGCGACTAAGATTCATCAGAAACAACCAACCAAAATTGCGCGTGGACAAGTATAGTGCACTGCATGAATCATTGGTAAGGGGGGAAGCTAATGCAGTTCCCGCCGGTCAAAGAATTATTTTACCAAGCAGCTTTACAGGTGGTCCAAGGTACATGTTTAACAACTGCAAGGATGCATTTGCTATTTGCAAATATGCGGGGTATCCAAGTTACTTTATGACCATTACGTGCAATCCGGAATGGAACGAGGTTAAGCGATTGCTAAAGGACACTGGTTTCAAACCAGAAGAGAGGCCTGACATCATTTCAAGGGTATTCAACATAAAGCTAAACGAGTTGATCATGGACTTTAAGCAAGGAAGATTTTTTGGGAAGATTGTGGCAT ATGTCTGCACAATAGAATTCCAGAAGAGGGGATTACCACGCGCATATATTGCTGTTCATGCATCCGTTGGACAAGCCAAGGTCACCTGA